The Phyllopteryx taeniolatus isolate TA_2022b chromosome 13, UOR_Ptae_1.2, whole genome shotgun sequence nucleotide sequence taaacattttttacagTGGTAATTCCAAAGTTAAACGCTCCAAAAGCTTTGACTATACAACAAAAACTGTATGGTCAATGAAATATCAAGagtcaaacaaaacaagttCAAACTACAATCATGTCTGTTGTCAGACTTAAACTCATTGAGCAAGCATCAAGGATTAATTCcacaaagtgtgttttttttttcccccccccttctccCCGACATTAGTAGTGCACCAGTCACAAAATATTCTTACGCAGTTAATTTTACCATTTGCAAccagaaaaaaatcatgtcGATACTATTGTAAACGCCCTGAAAAAAGTCCCTGGCAGTTAGTTAAAAGGCTGTATGATGAGCCATGATCAGCTTGAGGctggaaaaacatttcacttAACATTAAATTTCATTACAAATATTAGAAATTTGAACTCTGCTGCAAGAAAAGTGAGTTTGCTTTAGTGGTGTTCAACACATCACCAGCTAAAAGCAAAGGTTTGTCCAGAAGCCGAACCATTAAGAAGAAATGATCATTTTGTGTGATGTGAGGACACTCACTGTCAGATTGTCTCTGAGGAGCTGCATGATGAGGGTGCTGTCTTTGTAAGACTCCTCGTTTAGTTGGTCGAGCTCGGCGATGGCCTCGTCGAACGCCTGcgagaaaaacaaatataaaaatgtgaacAGAGAACAGGCTCAAATAGTGGTGGGCAATTTGAGATCATGCACAAACCTTTTTAGCGAGTTCACAAGCTTTTTCTGGAGAGTTGAGGATCTCGTAGTAGAAGACTGAAAAGTTAAGAGCCAGACCCAAGCGGATGGGATGTGTGGGGTCCATGTCAGTCTTACTAATTTGAAACGCTTCCTTGTACGCCTGCTGTGAGTTGTCGATGATCTCTGATGAATTAATATACATAAATGATATAGATGCAAGAAACACTATCACTGTACAAAAGCCCACTCCTTTAATCATATTCTTTTCAAGGGAAGGCAACAGCTCAATTGTGACACATTGAACCAGTCAATCAGATGGAAAAATGCAGAGGCATCAAATCACACTATTACGATCACAGAGTAGGTTTGTGTATTAAGCCGAGTCAGCGCCCACCCACTACAGTTCTAACTTCTGAAATGAGACCGTGTGACATCACTTCCAGCCAATAGTGAGACATACTATGAGACATTCCTAGTTGGAGTGTAAAGATAAAGCCGGTACTAATAATTGAAATGTGGAAATCATAAACGTTAAATGCAGTTGAGTATGTACTCACTCAATTTGTCATCTCCGGTGGCAACCTCAGCGAGGTATCTATAGTAATCCCCCTTCATCTTTAGGTAAAACACTTTGCTCTCTTGTTGTTTGGAGTTTCCAATTAAATATTTGTCCAGCAGTGTctgtgaggaggaaaaaaaacatttgattggaTTCAGTTTCACTAATGGAAATGGGCGACAGAGCAATCAAACAAACCTCAACGTGATATCCGACACACCAAGTAACAAAATCTGGGACAAACACACAGATGTGCTTCACCATGAACACTACAGAGATCAGTGATTaatagtacagtggtacctcaattTAAGATTTAAgcccattttatttttgctgtaactTGAGTAAAAATTTCAGATACGAGCCCAAGATAGTGGCAACCtttaactcacttcacaacaagcaacaatcgttcttcaaaaaaggtcaatcgcttgcttcaagctattATTGTGACTCCCAATTGAAGTTCAGTCAAACTAAACAATTACAAGTGTATTCAAAACCACAACTTTGCCTCATACGGAGGTCTGCTAGCACAATGTTAATGCACTACAAAACACCAGACAGGTTAACGCAAGTAGCACTGACATTGCAGTAGTTAACCCTTTAGTAACGGACATTTAAACAAACTGAAGCAACATGACAATGTAGCAATATTCATATGCATTTTCAAGGTCATCTTCCACAGGCAGTATAAAAGTGCTTTAGTTTGACTTTCACACTGTGGACAGTGTGATTAAACCATTTTGCGGAGACAGAAATTAAGCACAGCAGTAATGTTTGACTTTTAGGGCTATAATCCCATTTTGGGagttagggggaaaaaaaacatcacattgaCAGCAATACCTTGTTTACATTGTGGGGTTAAGTGCTGTTGCAAGTGTAGAAGTTACAAGGGTTAGCCTGTTTTTGGAGGAGGAGCTGATGAACAAAGTTGAACAGTGGCCTCAgatatactactactactaccaacATATGTGGCATTTTTTTCCAAGCTTTGGCAGGAAGAAAGTGTTCTTGTCTGAGCCAAATCCCTCCTCGCAGCCACTCCCAAATCATGTCCACAAGCCACCATTGGCTTGgccaaaacatgcacacagcTCATGTGCCGAGCATTCCTTTCCCCTGCAAGCTGCGCACAATTAACAGGAGGAGGGATGCTCTCGTCACAGCACTTTCACACAAAGCTCTCATTTCAGTCACCAACGCTCACGGGAGAGTGCAAACGGCATCGCCTGATTAAAAGGTCTGACTAGTCGCGGGTCTAACTCAATTCGCACATCCGACAAGAATTTGTCTCCAAGCATTGATagcttttgaaaatgtaatttgattaaattgaaaaaaaaaaaaaaacagaattgcaaTGTAACCAAGAGTAAAgttaaaatgtgacatttatgtTTGACCTTAAATGTACAGCTGCGTTAAAATTGATTCGAGAATTTGGAGTGAATTATTACTTTGTCGCATCGACAGTTTAATGTGCCTGTGTAAATGTTTGAGAAAGAACTACACAACTTCAAATCACCTTTTGTTGAGTCTGTTTGACAAACATTTAATGATTGTGCCTGATTAATGTATGACAGGTCTCTAAAGAGACAGCAGAGAATGGCTGCATGTCTCAGACTGCCGCTGTTACATGTGTGTGGGAATTTTGACATTGACCTGTTAAAACTACATCCTTAAGAACATTACGTTTTCCTCCCAAATGTAGCCCTAAGACTGCTTTGTACAAAAGGTAACACAAATGACTGAACATTTTAGATGTCAATGATAACAAAATGACAGCTCCATTGTGTCAGTCTCTTTACTTGTGAATTGGGGTCCACCATCTCCAAGCCACTGCTATATAGTTCAAGAACACAAATACAACCAACCTAGCAGAGACAAACATCTTTGGCTCCAAACACATGATTCAGGCAAGCGACCTCCAGTCTGCTACATATCTTGTCTATTCTCACTCACAGCAAACATGTTCTGGGGTGATTTATTATTTGGCGAAAGTTAGCAGCCTGGAAGGCTTCTGCAGACGAGCTGAGGCCTGAGGAGAGACACACCCATCTGCAACACTCAGCAGAAGAAACAAAAGGCTGAGTCACGAGCAGGGAAATGCTGAAAGTGAACAGCCCTTGCAGCGCATCAGTGCAGACAGTAGCCCAGGGTCATTATTGCAACCTTCCAGCCAGATAGCCTCTAATCCACCATCAAGGTAGGAtggaaataatgtaaagcacAATCCCTGCTGTTACGATAGATTAATCAAATTGTGAACGCATGCCCCGCCCCCACTAGTGTTCAATCCAGGCTTGGAACTAGTTCAAATATAGGCCAAAGTCATTAGTTTCAAAATGTTGCCCTGTTGAAGGTATTCCAATTTAACTAATTGGAATTGTTTGTGCAtgttaattattgcacattGCTTGTCAAATTAGCCATCCATCTGCAGGATGAGATTGCATAGATGCATATGCAGAGAAATATAGAAGGGTAGTGTGAGGGCCCTGCATGTAGTGTCCTAATTGCAGTGGAACCTTTAAAGCCCCAAAACCATTATCGCCTCTCATCATGTAAATCTCAAATTCAGTTCAGTGAGGATTCAAGATCATATCcgcaagtgtttttgtttttttgtttttttttttaaacagaaattGACCTCTCTCATCAGAAAGGGTCTGGCTGTTAAGTACAATAGGAGTAATACAATCAATTACATAAAATTCAATTGGACCACACCAACGCTAGCAAAAACATTTCACTGAAGATTTCTAGAAATGCCCATAAAACACCACTAGGTGACAGTGTCCCCCTGCAAACACCTTCCTGATTAATCTCTTTTTGACTGTCTGGTATCGTCAAAGGTTAGTagctttcctcttttttttttttttttttttaaatattcaccaTTACATTCTGTCTCCACAGTTAATTTTAAAATGCTCGTTAA carries:
- the LOC133487781 gene encoding 14-3-3 protein zeta/delta-like, translated to MDKADLIQRAKLAEQAERYDDMAECMKVVTEKGEDLTNEERNLLSVAYKNVVGARRSSWRVLSSIEAKTDTVEKKLQLVKEYREKVENELQEICNNVLTLLDKYLIGNSKQQESKVFYLKMKGDYYRYLAEVATGDDKLKIIDNSQQAYKEAFQISKTDMDPTHPIRLGLALNFSVFYYEILNSPEKACELAKKAFDEAIAELDQLNEESYKDSTLIMQLLRDNLTLWTSDTAGEEGDAGERGDCGETEN